The following proteins are co-located in the Malus sylvestris chromosome 13, drMalSylv7.2, whole genome shotgun sequence genome:
- the LOC126595595 gene encoding major strawberry allergen Fra a 1-3-like: protein MGVFTYESEFTSVIPPARLYNAFVLDADNLIPKIAPQAVKSTEILEGDGGVGTIKKINFGEGSTYNYVKHRIDGVDKDNFVYKYNVIEGDAISETIEKICYETKLVASGSGCIIKSTSHYHTKGDVEIKEEHVKVGKEKASHLFKLIENYLLEHQDAYN, encoded by the coding sequence ATGGGTGTTTTCACATACGAATCCGAGTTCACCTCCGTCATCCCCCCCGCTAGGTTGTACAATGCCTTTGTTCTTGATGCTGACAACCTCATCCCCAAGATTGCACCACAGGCAGTGAAGAGCACTGAGATCCTTGAAGGAGATGGCGGAGTTGGAACCATTAAGAAGATCAACTTCGGTGAAGGTAGCACATACAACTATGTCAAGCACAGAATCGATGGAGTTGACAAGGACAACTTTGTGTATAAGTACAATGTGATTGAGGGAGATGCTATCTCCGAAACAATTGAGAAAATCTGTTACGAGACTAAGTTGGTGGCTTCCGGCAGCGGTTGCATCATCAAGAGCACCAGCCACTATCACACCAAGGGAGATGTTGAGATCAAGGAAGAGCATGTTAAGGTTGGCAAAGAGAAGGCCTCCCACCTCTTCAAGTTGATTGAGAACTACCTCTTGGAGCACCAGGATGCCTACAACTAA
- the LOC126595597 gene encoding major strawberry allergen Fra a 1-3-like — MGVFTYETEYTSVIPPARLFNALFLDIDNLIPKIAPQAIKTVEILEGDGGVGTIKKVSFGEGSEYNYIKHKVEGIDKDNFVYSYSLIEGDVISDKLEKISYEIKLVAFGTGSSIKNISHYHTKGDVEIKEEHVKAGKDKALGLFKLIESHLLANPDAYN, encoded by the exons ATGGGTGTTTTCACATACGAAACCGAATACACCTCAGTCATCCCCCCTGCTAGGTTGTTCAATGCCCTTTTTCTTGATATTGACAACCTTATCCCGAAGATTGCTCCACAAGCAATCAAAACTGTTGAAATTCTTGAGGGGGATGGCGGTGTTGGAACCATCAAGAAAGTTAGTTTTGGTGAAG GGAGTGAATACAACTATATAAAGCACAAGGTTGAGGGAATTGACAAAGATAACTTTGTGTATAGCTACAGTTTGATTGAAGGAGATGTCATTTCTGACAAACTTGAGAAAATCTCTTATGAGATTAAGTTGGTGGCATTTGGCACTGGTTCTAGTATCAAGAACATCAGCCACTACCACACTAAAGGAGATGTTGAGATCAAAGAAGAACATGTTAAGGCTGGCAAAGACAAGGCCCTTGGTCTATTCAAGCTTATTGAGAGCCACCTTCTGGCCAATCCTGATGCCTACAACTAA